A genomic segment from Actinomyces lilanjuaniae encodes:
- a CDS encoding class II aldolase/adducin family protein, which translates to MTTTATDPTLNEILTQMGAAGGRLDHMAAVEAGAGNLSVYVDAGAQDLGLERRFPQVRPATGLPLPAPALAGRTVLVTGSGCRLRDVADSPEATISAFVVDDGGTTATWYTHPDRAYERPTSEFNSHLAIHNDQAEQRGLGFQAVVHAQPPHLVQLSHIKDIRSTREFNRRILRWEPETIVQVPAGAEVLDFMVPGSQELMENTVRALRDHVIVVWSKHGVMVRSDTSPLAAVDTVEYVETGAMYEVRNMASGNLGEGVTDTELRAVVEAFGVRTPLL; encoded by the coding sequence ATGACCACGACAGCCACGGACCCCACACTCAACGAGATCCTCACCCAGATGGGCGCCGCCGGAGGCCGCCTGGACCACATGGCGGCCGTGGAGGCCGGAGCCGGTAACCTCTCCGTCTACGTCGACGCCGGAGCGCAGGACCTCGGGCTGGAGCGCCGCTTCCCGCAGGTGCGTCCGGCCACCGGGCTGCCTCTGCCTGCCCCGGCCCTGGCTGGGCGCACCGTCCTGGTCACCGGCTCAGGCTGCCGTCTACGAGACGTCGCCGACTCCCCTGAGGCCACCATCTCGGCCTTCGTCGTGGACGACGGCGGCACCACCGCCACCTGGTACACCCACCCCGACCGGGCCTACGAGCGCCCTACCAGCGAGTTCAACTCCCACCTGGCGATCCACAACGACCAGGCGGAGCAGCGCGGGCTGGGATTCCAGGCGGTGGTCCACGCCCAGCCGCCCCACCTGGTCCAGCTCTCCCACATCAAGGACATCCGCAGCACCCGCGAGTTCAACCGCCGCATCCTGCGGTGGGAGCCGGAGACCATCGTGCAGGTCCCCGCAGGTGCGGAGGTGCTGGACTTCATGGTGCCTGGCAGCCAGGAGCTCATGGAGAACACTGTGAGGGCGCTGCGAGACCACGTCATCGTCGTGTGGTCCAAGCACGGCGTCATGGTGCGCTCCGACACCTCCCCTCTGGCCGCCGTCGACACGGTGGAGTACGTCGAGACCGGGGCCATGTACGAGGTGCGCAACATGGCCAGCGGCAACCTGGGCGAGGGTGTCACTGACACCGAGCTGCGTGCTGTCGTCGAGGCCTTCGGCGTGCGCACCCCGCTGCTGTGA
- a CDS encoding rhamnulokinase translates to MTSAQPVHVAAVDLGASSGRVIVGTLEDGRVHLTETRRFLNGPVPLPTADGQRLYWDVLHLWSEVREGLLAAAHEVGPLCAVGIDTWAVDYGLLDHRGALTGQVSSYRCPRTRGAPERLFQTIPADELYAVNGLQVQDFNTVFQLVAQARDGGLPDARTLLLLPDLLAYWLTGQKVAEVTNASTTGLVDVSSRTWSAPLLDRLRTSLGLDLAGVLPALVEPGTVVGTIDREVLDVLGPGGSPVPVIAVGSHDTASAVVAVPASTSPGSGRTVDSAGAREGDPGGFAYVSCGTWSLVGLELDAPVLSEASRQANFTNELGVDATVRYLKNIMGLWVLNEAVRTWRAQGLETSYQDLDAAAAAAAPLRTVVDVNDTVFFAPGDMVARIAAAARATGQPVPRSVGEYVRCIDDSLALAYRRAVREATALSGTSVDVVHMVGGGTRSRLLCQLCADATGLPVVAGPAEGTALGNIVVAARGAGLVQGDLSDLRNLVRASSTLTRYEPAAAASSAWEEAEQRLLGRQAPTA, encoded by the coding sequence ATGACCAGCGCCCAGCCCGTCCACGTCGCAGCCGTTGACCTGGGCGCCTCCTCCGGACGTGTCATCGTGGGCACCCTTGAGGACGGGCGTGTCCACCTGACCGAGACCCGCCGCTTCCTCAACGGCCCGGTGCCCTTGCCCACGGCCGACGGGCAAAGGCTCTACTGGGACGTGCTCCACCTGTGGAGCGAGGTCCGCGAGGGCCTACTGGCCGCAGCACATGAGGTGGGACCGCTCTGCGCCGTCGGGATCGACACCTGGGCGGTGGACTACGGGCTCCTTGACCACCGCGGCGCCCTGACCGGCCAGGTCTCCTCCTACCGCTGCCCGCGCACGCGGGGAGCACCGGAACGCCTCTTCCAGACGATCCCGGCCGATGAGCTCTACGCGGTCAACGGCCTGCAGGTCCAGGACTTCAACACCGTCTTCCAGCTGGTGGCCCAGGCCCGTGACGGCGGACTGCCTGACGCCCGCACCCTGCTGCTCCTGCCTGACCTGCTGGCCTACTGGCTTACCGGCCAGAAGGTCGCCGAGGTCACCAACGCCTCCACCACGGGGCTGGTCGACGTCTCCTCACGCACCTGGTCTGCTCCCCTCCTAGACCGCCTGCGCACCAGTCTGGGCCTGGACCTGGCCGGTGTCCTGCCTGCCCTGGTGGAGCCGGGCACCGTGGTGGGCACGATCGACCGAGAGGTCCTGGACGTGCTCGGACCGGGAGGCTCTCCCGTACCCGTCATCGCTGTGGGCTCCCACGACACGGCCAGCGCGGTGGTGGCCGTACCGGCCTCGACCTCACCAGGCAGCGGGAGGACCGTGGACAGCGCAGGAGCCCGGGAGGGAGATCCAGGCGGCTTCGCCTACGTGTCCTGCGGCACCTGGTCGCTGGTCGGCCTGGAGCTGGACGCCCCGGTCCTCTCCGAGGCCTCCCGGCAGGCCAACTTCACCAACGAGCTCGGCGTGGACGCCACGGTGCGCTACCTCAAGAACATTATGGGGCTGTGGGTCCTTAACGAGGCGGTGCGCACGTGGAGGGCACAGGGCCTGGAGACCTCCTACCAGGACCTGGACGCGGCGGCAGCAGCGGCCGCCCCGCTGCGCACGGTGGTCGACGTCAACGACACGGTCTTCTTCGCCCCTGGGGACATGGTGGCTCGCATCGCCGCCGCCGCCCGCGCCACCGGCCAGCCGGTGCCCCGCTCGGTGGGCGAGTACGTGCGCTGCATCGACGACTCCCTGGCCCTGGCCTACCGCCGGGCCGTGCGCGAGGCCACCGCCCTGTCGGGCACGTCGGTGGACGTGGTGCACATGGTCGGCGGAGGCACCCGTAGCCGACTCCTGTGCCAGCTGTGCGCAGACGCCACCGGGCTGCCCGTGGTCGCCGGGCCCGCAGAGGGGACCGCCCTGGGCAACATCGTGGTTGCCGCGCGCGGGGCTGGGCTGGTCCAGGGCGACCTGAGCGACCTGCGCAACCTCGTCCGGGCCTCCAGCACACTGACCCGCTACGAGCCCGCAGCCGCTGCCTCCAGCGCCTGGGAGGAGGCCGAGCAGCGGCTCCTCGGACGACAGGCCCCCACTGCCTGA
- a CDS encoding LacI family DNA-binding transcriptional regulator: MPASRPSVRDVARLADVSVGTVSHVLNHPERVATATRERVESAIVELGFVRSQTARGLRAGSSFAVGVIVHDVSNPFYTEAARGIEDRLREDGCVPMLCSSDADPGRELDVMRLLAGMDVRGVIITPAASTVDNLGILSARRIRVVLLDHPPVEGVSTVSGDDVAGARSAVTHLLDRGHRRIGFVNGPSVMRQSAERRQGVLAALGAAGLDQDDVLVEVEPVVDGKSFTADAGAVGAARLLDSRPAPSALFCANDQMAIGAMREIRRRGLGIPGDVAVVGYDDIPVASQLITPLTSVNQQMRQMGAAAAQMLLSQEGDRHEVFAPALVVRASTAA; the protein is encoded by the coding sequence ATGCCTGCCTCCCGCCCCTCTGTCCGAGATGTCGCCAGGCTCGCCGACGTCTCCGTGGGGACCGTCTCCCACGTCCTCAACCACCCCGAGCGTGTGGCGACTGCAACGCGTGAGCGGGTGGAGTCCGCCATCGTGGAACTGGGCTTCGTGCGCTCACAGACGGCACGGGGGCTACGGGCGGGATCCTCCTTCGCCGTGGGGGTTATTGTCCACGACGTCTCCAACCCCTTCTACACCGAGGCGGCCCGGGGGATCGAGGACCGCCTGCGTGAGGACGGCTGCGTTCCCATGCTGTGCTCCTCCGACGCCGACCCCGGGCGTGAGCTTGACGTCATGCGCCTGCTGGCTGGGATGGACGTGCGCGGCGTCATCATCACCCCTGCGGCCTCGACCGTGGACAACCTGGGGATTCTCAGCGCGCGGCGGATACGGGTCGTCCTCCTGGACCATCCGCCGGTGGAGGGGGTCTCTACCGTCAGCGGGGACGACGTCGCTGGCGCTCGGTCGGCGGTCACCCACCTGCTTGACCGGGGTCACCGGCGTATCGGCTTCGTCAACGGCCCGTCCGTCATGAGGCAGTCGGCCGAGCGTCGCCAGGGGGTGCTGGCCGCGCTCGGTGCCGCAGGGCTGGATCAGGACGACGTGCTGGTGGAGGTGGAGCCTGTGGTGGACGGGAAGAGCTTCACCGCTGACGCCGGCGCCGTGGGCGCCGCGCGGCTCCTGGACTCCCGTCCGGCCCCGTCCGCCCTCTTTTGTGCCAACGACCAGATGGCCATTGGGGCGATGCGGGAGATCCGCCGCCGCGGGCTGGGCATCCCCGGCGACGTTGCTGTCGTGGGCTATGACGACATCCCTGTGGCCTCCCAGCTGATCACCCCTCTGACCAGCGTGAACCAGCAGATGCGCCAGATGGGCGCGGCGGCAGCGCAGATGCTGCTGTCCCAGGAGGGGGACAGGCACGAGGTCTTTGCCCCGGCCCTCGTGGTCCGTGCCTCGACCGCTGCCTGA
- a CDS encoding MBL fold metallo-hydrolase, whose product MSRPPADSRQLLAPGFTDTRVNRHITRIHDPRDVHMYLVTGRERALLVDTGYGVGDLAAFVTSLTDLPLTVVLTHGHIDHAFGASGLTDVHMHPADLPVLARHQVASRRLHNAVRSAHAGTPGDAPAPVLAPEVDPTRLVPLHDGERIGLGGLTVEVLEAPGHTPGSVALLVEEERVLITGDAANQLTFLFLPESSTLTSYAAMLERLTARAARRYDRVLVSHGSGEITPTVLEDLRTLCERVLAGDDDAVPFRFEDMGGLVARAVTRSHGDPGPPADDAPNIVYDPHRL is encoded by the coding sequence ATGAGCAGACCACCAGCCGACTCCCGGCAGCTCCTCGCCCCCGGATTCACCGACACACGGGTGAACCGCCACATCACACGCATCCACGACCCGCGCGACGTCCACATGTACCTGGTCACCGGTCGCGAGCGCGCCCTGCTCGTGGACACCGGCTACGGGGTAGGTGACCTGGCCGCCTTCGTCACCTCGCTGACAGACCTTCCCCTGACCGTGGTCCTTACCCACGGCCACATCGACCACGCCTTCGGCGCCTCTGGGCTTACCGACGTGCACATGCACCCCGCCGACCTGCCTGTGCTGGCCCGGCACCAGGTTGCCTCCCGTCGGCTCCACAACGCGGTGCGCTCCGCCCACGCCGGCACACCCGGCGACGCTCCCGCCCCGGTCCTGGCACCGGAGGTGGACCCCACCCGGCTGGTACCGCTGCACGATGGCGAACGCATCGGGCTGGGAGGCCTCACCGTCGAGGTCCTGGAGGCACCGGGGCACACCCCCGGCTCAGTGGCCCTCCTGGTGGAGGAGGAGCGAGTCCTCATCACCGGCGACGCGGCCAACCAGCTCACCTTCCTCTTCCTACCGGAGAGCTCCACGCTCACCAGCTATGCAGCCATGCTGGAGCGCCTCACGGCCCGGGCTGCCAGACGCTACGACCGGGTCCTGGTCTCCCACGGCAGCGGTGAGATCACCCCGACCGTCCTGGAGGACCTGCGCACCCTGTGCGAGCGGGTCCTGGCAGGTGACGACGACGCGGTCCCTTTCCGCTTCGAGGACATGGGGGGCCTGGTAGCCCGTGCCGTCACACGGTCTCACGGCGACCCCGGCCCGCCTGCCGACGACGCCCCCAACATCGTCTACGACCCGCACCGCCTGTGA
- the rhaI gene encoding L-rhamnose isomerase, which yields MSDLSAEALSLLQTQTIELPSWAFGNSGTRFRVFTTAGVPRDPYEKIDDVAQVHRLTGVTPRVSLHIPWDRVEDYEALRAHAENQGVTIGTINSNVFQDEDYKLGSLANPDERIRRKAVAHHLECIDVMRATGSPTLKIWLADGTNYPGQDSIRARQDRLAEALSEIYAALDEDQQLVLEYKLFEPSFYHTDVPDWGTSLVHCLALGERAKVVLDTGHHAPGTNIEFIVAQLLRLGRLGAFDFNSRFYADDDLIVGAADPFQLFRIMHEIVSAGALAPDSGVGFMLDQCHNLEEKIPGEIRSALNVQEATAKALLVDREALAAAQASGDVLSANAVLMDAYSTDVRPLLAELRDSQGLAPDPMEAFLGSGYLEKIRAERVGGTAAGWGA from the coding sequence CTGAGCGACCTCAGCGCCGAGGCCCTCAGCCTGCTTCAGACCCAGACCATCGAGCTGCCCAGCTGGGCCTTCGGCAACTCAGGCACCCGGTTCCGGGTCTTCACTACCGCCGGGGTTCCGCGCGACCCCTACGAGAAGATCGACGACGTCGCCCAGGTCCACCGCCTCACCGGCGTCACCCCTCGCGTGTCCCTGCACATCCCCTGGGACAGGGTCGAGGACTACGAGGCGCTGCGCGCCCATGCCGAGAACCAGGGCGTGACCATCGGCACCATCAACTCCAACGTCTTCCAGGACGAGGACTACAAGCTCGGCTCCCTGGCCAACCCGGACGAGAGGATCCGCCGCAAGGCGGTGGCCCACCACCTGGAGTGCATCGACGTCATGCGCGCCACCGGCTCCCCCACCCTCAAGATCTGGCTGGCCGACGGCACCAACTACCCCGGTCAGGACTCCATCCGCGCCCGCCAGGACCGCCTGGCCGAGGCCCTGTCAGAGATCTACGCCGCCCTGGACGAGGACCAGCAGCTGGTCCTGGAGTACAAGCTCTTCGAGCCGTCCTTCTACCACACCGACGTACCGGACTGGGGGACGAGCCTCGTGCACTGCCTGGCGCTGGGTGAGCGCGCCAAGGTGGTCCTGGACACCGGCCACCACGCCCCGGGCACCAACATCGAGTTCATCGTCGCCCAGCTGCTGCGACTGGGCCGCCTGGGCGCCTTCGACTTCAACTCCCGCTTCTACGCCGACGACGACCTCATCGTAGGCGCGGCCGACCCCTTCCAGCTGTTTCGCATCATGCACGAGATCGTCTCCGCCGGGGCACTGGCCCCCGACTCCGGTGTGGGCTTCATGCTGGACCAGTGCCACAACCTGGAGGAGAAGATCCCCGGGGAGATCCGCTCGGCCCTCAACGTCCAGGAGGCCACCGCCAAGGCCCTCCTGGTGGACCGGGAGGCGCTGGCAGCCGCGCAGGCCAGCGGTGACGTCCTGAGCGCCAACGCGGTGCTCATGGACGCCTACAGCACCGACGTGCGCCCGCTGCTGGCCGAGCTGCGCGACTCCCAGGGTCTGGCGCCCGACCCCATGGAGGCCTTCCTGGGCTCCGGCTACCTGGAGAAGATTCGCGCCGAGCGCGTGGGTGGCACCGCCGCCGGCTGGGGTGCCTGA
- a CDS encoding MFS transporter — protein sequence MTTTTTSATRTGPNPWWVGIVSGMASYIDACTIVSAGIAFAIYQMALGLSDQQVGVLSGTLTFSIALGALSGGWLGDRFGRKHVFSVTMVMIVVGAVLLVVAPGFSLLLVGTVLAGLGTGADLPVSLATIAESATDDNRGKIILLSNILWTVGIIGAITTSSVVGNWGRTGAQVMFAHVGVVAAVTLLGRLSLPESTTWLEARAERRAGQATVRAQRSSLTSLLTGPYAKPFYALIIFYSLINIPANTGGQFTTWIAVNLADVDVALNSRIALLTMPAIILLAIWSMRVIDTPRRMPFFYAGAALFLTSLLIYPVFGFSLATLVAYQLVNMAGSAFAFEGIMKVWANERFPTLLRTTAQGTVIAVARVVAALAASVTPVLLRSEPRLFYLGLLGIAATGYAVAVWAFHGPQRNEFAVEAHAEADVAAGEEAGLDFTVPAEPRR from the coding sequence ATGACTACCACCACGACTTCTGCTACCCGAACCGGCCCTAACCCCTGGTGGGTGGGGATCGTCTCCGGCATGGCCTCCTACATCGACGCCTGCACGATCGTCTCAGCAGGTATCGCCTTTGCCATCTACCAGATGGCGCTGGGCCTGTCCGACCAGCAGGTTGGTGTGCTCTCCGGCACCCTGACCTTCTCCATCGCCCTGGGAGCCCTCAGTGGAGGCTGGCTGGGGGACCGCTTCGGGCGCAAGCACGTCTTCTCCGTCACCATGGTGATGATCGTGGTCGGTGCGGTCCTCCTCGTCGTGGCCCCCGGCTTCAGCCTGCTGCTGGTTGGGACCGTCCTGGCCGGGCTGGGGACCGGGGCGGACCTGCCGGTGTCTCTGGCCACCATCGCCGAGTCCGCCACTGACGACAACCGCGGCAAGATCATCCTCCTGTCCAACATCCTGTGGACAGTGGGCATCATCGGGGCCATCACCACCTCCTCCGTGGTGGGCAACTGGGGCCGTACGGGCGCCCAGGTCATGTTCGCCCACGTCGGCGTGGTCGCTGCCGTCACCCTCCTGGGACGCCTGTCCCTCCCGGAGTCCACCACCTGGCTGGAGGCCCGGGCCGAGCGCCGGGCAGGCCAGGCCACCGTCCGGGCGCAGCGGTCCTCACTGACCTCCCTGCTTACCGGCCCCTACGCCAAGCCCTTCTACGCGCTCATCATCTTCTACTCCCTTATCAACATCCCGGCCAATACCGGGGGGCAGTTCACCACCTGGATCGCCGTCAACCTCGCTGACGTCGACGTCGCCCTCAACTCCCGGATCGCCCTGCTGACCATGCCGGCGATCATCCTGCTCGCGATCTGGTCCATGCGGGTCATCGACACCCCCAGGCGCATGCCCTTCTTCTACGCCGGGGCGGCACTGTTCCTCACGTCGCTGCTCATCTATCCCGTCTTCGGATTCTCACTGGCCACCCTCGTGGCCTACCAGCTGGTCAACATGGCGGGCAGCGCCTTCGCCTTTGAGGGGATCATGAAGGTCTGGGCCAACGAGCGCTTCCCCACGCTGCTGCGCACCACCGCCCAGGGCACCGTCATCGCCGTCGCCCGCGTGGTCGCGGCCCTGGCGGCCTCGGTCACACCGGTGCTCCTGCGCTCCGAGCCCAGGCTCTTCTACCTGGGGCTGCTGGGTATCGCCGCCACCGGCTACGCCGTCGCCGTGTGGGCCTTCCACGGGCCGCAGCGCAACGAGTTCGCCGTCGAGGCCCACGCCGAGGCCGACGTCGCCGCCGGGGAGGAGGCCGGTCTCGACTTCACCGTACCTGCTGAGCCCAGACGCTGA
- a CDS encoding MFS transporter → MARRPLTGWKATAAVSMSNYIDSGSIIAIATSLTFWRQAYFPDDDGTVAGLLAAFSANAFGAAIGALIGGPLCDKYGRKFIYTYDLLLYALGGIIVALTANLPMLFTGFVIIGLAVGASVPAGWTYIAELAPTNQRGKHIGATQLAWSFGPFLGFGLAAALTPLGLLGSRLVFAHLVVIALATWWIRRGLEESGTWQTAKGGAQARPPSMWQAFRKLFSRRVNITALVFLAVIYTCWNQAASQNGIFLPTILDSMGYETLQTDLFSMLSWGFVIVSTLVFMQLVDRVPYRWHYLAGGALALVSWVVLVFGPSDAAWTAFGYTIIWGLSAGPSAQAFYSVWSPELFATPYRSGAQGIVFFVVRLASGLISLIFPVILARENGLVIDGLILIGFLVVATVVGTVGAPRTQGRSLEDIELERYGEHVTNENA, encoded by the coding sequence ATGGCGCGCAGACCGCTGACCGGCTGGAAGGCCACCGCCGCCGTCTCCATGTCGAACTACATCGACTCCGGCTCCATCATTGCCATCGCCACCTCGTTGACCTTCTGGAGGCAGGCCTACTTCCCCGACGACGACGGCACCGTCGCCGGGCTCCTGGCCGCCTTCAGCGCCAACGCCTTCGGCGCCGCCATCGGCGCCCTCATCGGCGGGCCGCTGTGCGACAAGTACGGGCGCAAGTTCATCTACACCTATGACCTGCTGCTCTACGCCCTGGGCGGGATCATTGTGGCCCTCACGGCGAACCTGCCCATGCTGTTTACCGGGTTCGTCATCATCGGCCTGGCAGTGGGGGCCTCCGTCCCCGCGGGCTGGACCTACATCGCCGAGCTCGCGCCCACCAACCAGCGTGGCAAGCACATCGGCGCCACCCAACTGGCCTGGTCCTTCGGTCCCTTCCTGGGGTTCGGCCTGGCTGCTGCGCTCACCCCCTTGGGGCTGCTCGGCTCCCGCCTGGTGTTTGCCCACCTGGTGGTCATCGCCCTGGCTACCTGGTGGATCCGCCGTGGCCTGGAGGAGTCCGGGACCTGGCAGACCGCCAAGGGCGGGGCCCAGGCCAGGCCGCCGTCCATGTGGCAGGCCTTCCGCAAGCTCTTCTCCCGGCGGGTCAACATCACCGCCCTGGTCTTCCTGGCCGTCATCTACACCTGCTGGAACCAGGCCGCCAGCCAGAACGGCATCTTCCTGCCCACCATCCTGGACTCCATGGGCTACGAGACCCTCCAGACCGACCTGTTCTCCATGCTGTCCTGGGGCTTCGTCATCGTCTCCACCCTGGTCTTCATGCAGCTGGTGGACCGCGTTCCCTACCGGTGGCACTACCTGGCCGGGGGCGCCCTGGCACTCGTGTCCTGGGTGGTCCTGGTCTTCGGCCCCTCCGACGCCGCGTGGACCGCCTTCGGCTACACGATCATCTGGGGGCTGTCAGCCGGTCCGTCGGCGCAGGCGTTCTACTCGGTGTGGTCGCCCGAGCTCTTCGCCACCCCCTACCGCTCGGGCGCCCAGGGCATCGTCTTCTTCGTCGTCCGCCTGGCCTCCGGCCTCATCTCCCTCATCTTCCCCGTCATCCTGGCCCGGGAGAACGGGCTGGTGATCGACGGCCTCATCCTCATCGGATTCCTCGTGGTGGCCACGGTCGTAGGCACCGTCGGCGCGCCCCGGACCCAGGGACGCTCGCTGGAGGACATCGAGCTGGAGCGCTACGGGGAGCACGTCACCAACGAGAACGCCTGA
- a CDS encoding glycoside hydrolase family 1 protein, translated as MIDTDPFATSSAPSLPLSVPGISSATPFPEGFLWGAATASHQVEGGNTNNDVWLYEHVPGTMYTESSGDACDHFTRYRQDIALLASLGLNAYRFSLEWSRIEPAPGEFSAVAVEHYRDVLRACHEHGLTPLVTYHHFTSPQWLIARGGWEDTGTPALFARYCRHVTEELGDLFDIVCTMNEPNLAVLLAEMGMCETEPSQRLGNPTWEGAAAALGTTPDRVAGFQLSATKEAYEVKLAAHRAAVEAIKAVRPAMQVGWTLANSDFHAAPGGEEQVARVTEENNLRYLRASQGDDFVGLQTYNRTVLGPEGPVPPEPGATLNQGGEEIWPWAVGAVVRQAWDALQMPIYVTENGLNTEDDTQRVDFLRTAIGEVGSAIAEGVDVRGYMCWSAMDNFEWVLGYGPRFGIIAVDRSTQERTPKPSAYVLGEIARTNGACLGGD; from the coding sequence ATGATTGACACCGACCCCTTTGCTACCTCCTCAGCACCCAGCCTGCCGCTGTCCGTGCCCGGCATCTCGTCAGCCACCCCGTTCCCCGAGGGCTTCCTCTGGGGCGCCGCCACCGCCTCCCACCAGGTGGAGGGCGGCAACACCAACAACGACGTCTGGCTCTACGAGCACGTGCCGGGCACCATGTACACCGAGTCCTCCGGCGACGCCTGCGACCACTTCACCCGTTACCGCCAGGACATCGCCCTGCTGGCCTCCCTGGGGCTCAACGCTTACCGCTTCTCCCTGGAGTGGAGCCGTATTGAGCCCGCTCCCGGGGAGTTCTCGGCGGTGGCCGTGGAGCACTATCGGGACGTGCTGCGCGCCTGCCACGAGCACGGGCTCACCCCGCTGGTGACCTACCACCACTTCACCTCCCCCCAGTGGCTCATCGCCCGCGGCGGCTGGGAGGACACCGGCACTCCCGCCCTGTTCGCCCGCTACTGCCGCCACGTCACCGAGGAGCTCGGGGACCTGTTCGACATCGTCTGCACCATGAACGAGCCCAACCTCGCCGTCCTCCTGGCGGAGATGGGCATGTGCGAGACCGAGCCCTCCCAGCGGCTCGGAAACCCCACCTGGGAGGGGGCTGCGGCGGCCCTGGGGACGACGCCGGACAGGGTGGCGGGATTCCAGCTCAGTGCCACCAAGGAGGCCTACGAGGTCAAGCTCGCGGCCCACCGCGCCGCCGTCGAGGCGATCAAGGCCGTCAGGCCCGCGATGCAGGTGGGGTGGACCCTGGCCAACTCCGACTTCCACGCCGCACCCGGCGGTGAGGAGCAGGTGGCGCGCGTGACCGAGGAGAACAACCTGCGCTACCTGCGTGCCAGCCAGGGCGACGACTTCGTAGGCCTCCAGACCTACAACCGCACCGTGCTCGGCCCCGAGGGTCCGGTACCACCGGAGCCGGGGGCCACCCTCAACCAGGGTGGTGAGGAGATCTGGCCCTGGGCCGTCGGGGCGGTGGTGCGTCAGGCCTGGGATGCGCTCCAGATGCCGATCTACGTAACCGAGAACGGGTTGAACACGGAGGACGACACCCAGCGGGTCGACTTCCTGCGCACCGCGATCGGCGAGGTCGGCTCCGCGATTGCCGAGGGGGTAGACGTGCGCGGCTACATGTGCTGGTCGGCCATGGACAACTTCGAGTGGGTCCTTGGCTACGGCCCCAGGTTCGGCATCATTGCGGTGGACCGCTCTACCCAGGAGCGCACGCCCAAGCCCAGTGCCTACGTGCTCGGCGAGATCGCCCGTACAAACGGGGCGTGCCTGGGCGGGGACTGA